The following are encoded together in the Phragmites australis chromosome 19, lpPhrAust1.1, whole genome shotgun sequence genome:
- the LOC133900059 gene encoding cysteine-rich receptor-like protein kinase 10, producing MADPVASVEKIVKLGLAIKKAADTVRRNEEECHEIRKRVLRFSAILSQLQQTGMMNNNPAMSAALEDLEETLERALELVTACQERSTIRRFIAAGDLSKHLQRVKDDILNKVMLASFAINTHTTIVLLTIQAGGVHPPPRLQQDTGVVEITQNSHSTDDARSEVDGERNNILGERVASFAPLVALKKFNLSELKAAINDGNLIGRGSACEVYKGVLNDGNVVAIKKFKRSHYLGWARTYDQLLLVSKLRHKNIVKVLGYGHEAAGSFSVMRLFKGKEKEYIWVEEYMSNGSLGKIIRESRLDWSSLFRIIEGVAQGVQYLHEQHVVHMDVKPANIILDYDMNPKITDFEFSEVLDDDEITHYAVIGTVGHIPPEYMMESIVSRKNDVYAFGITLLETVSIMCISKPPRNKWVFLRFWNVWEAGRMEELFDPSLFDGSQLMEINRCVKVGLLCTESDRADRPSMADVLEMLNGKKELPTPKKPHYTIEERIVQPQMRL from the exons ATGGCCGATCCGGTGGCCAGCGTGGAGAAGATCGTCAAACTTGGGCTCGCGATCAAGAAGGCGGCGGACACGGTTCGCCGGAACGAGGAGGAGTGCCACGAGATCAGAAAGCGCGTGCTCAGATTCAGCGCTATCCTATCGCAGCTGCAGCAGACGGGGATGATGAATAACAACCCGGCGATGAGCGCCGCGCTGGAGGATCTGGAGGAGACCCTCGAACGCGCCCTCGAGCTCGTCACGGCCTGCCAGGAGAGGAGCACCATCCGCCGTTTCATCGCAGCAGGGGACCTGTCCAAGCACCTGCAACGAGTGAAAGATGATATCTTGAACAAAGTGATGCTGGCGTCCTTCGCCATCAATACCCACACCACCATCGTCTTGTTAACTATTCAGGCTGGTGGtgttcatcctcctccccggctGCAACAG GATACTGGAGTGGTGGAAATAACACAGAACAGTCATTCAACTGATGATGCTAG ATCTGAAGTGGACGGCGAGAGAAACAACATACTAGGAGAAAGAGTGGCGTCGTTTGCTCCATTAGTAG CCTTAAAGAAGTTCAATTTATCTGAGTTAAAGGCCGCTATAAATGATGGAAACCTCATTGGACGAGGTAGTGCTTGTGAGGTCTACAAG GGTGTATTAAATGACGGAAATGTGGTCGCCATCAAGAAATTTAAAAGATCACATTACTTAGGTTGGGCCCGCACTTATGATCAACTTCTTCTGGTTTCAAAGCTTCGGCACAAAAATATAGTGAAAGTTCTGGGATATGGTCATGAAGCCGCGGGATCTTTTTCTGTGATGCGGTTGTTCAAAGGCAAAGAAAAGGAATATATTTGGGTCGAAGAATACATGTCGAACGGAAGCTTGGGCAAGATTATCAGAG AGTCCCGACTTGATTGGTCCTCCCTCTTCCGGATAATTGAGGGGGTAGCCCAGGGAGTGCAGTACCTACATGAGCAGCACGTTGTCCATATGGATGTGAAACCAGCCAATATCATTTTGGATTATGATATGAATCCTAAGATTACAGATTTCGAATTTTCTGAGGTGTTGGATGATGATGAGATCACTCATTATGCCGTAATAGGCACAGT GGGACATATACCTCCAGAATATATGATGGAAAGTATTGTGTCAAGGAAGAACGATGTGTACGCTTTTGGCATCACCCTCTTAGAGACTGTTAGCATTATGTGCATATCTAAACCACCTAGAAATAAATGG GTTTTTCTTCGTTTTTGGAACGTTTGGGAAGCTGGACGAATGGAGGAGTTATTTGATCCTTCATTGTTTGACGGATCTCAGCTAATGGAGATCAATAGGTGCGTGAAGGTCGGACTGCTGTGCACCGAATCTGATCGGGCAGACCGCCCCAGCATGGCGGATGTTCTTGAGATGCTAAATGGCAAGAAAGAGTTGCCGACACCAAAGAAACCACACTACACTATAGAAGAGCGGATCGTGCAGCCCCAGATGAGGCTTTAA
- the LOC133899975 gene encoding uncharacterized protein LOC133899975 — protein MSANSRASSDPVDLEKRAAGVKAAAGEEELAVVDPRKADLIRRSLDIFFMVYLLFFVGVLAVMVMVSGNWWDPWSGVLILSPIFIGTLWLTPKMKDVYIQLYATKRRPGSDSDLSTKLLASEK, from the exons ATGTCGGCGAACTCGAGGGCCAGCTCCGATCCGGTGGACCTCGAGAAAAGAGCCGCCGGGGTGAAAGCGGCGGCAGGGGAGGAGGAGCTGGCCGTCGTGGACCCGCGGAAGGCCGATTTGATCAGGCGCTCGCTA GACATTTTCTTCATGGTGTATCTGCTGTTTTTCGTTGGTGTCTTGGCAGTGATGGTCATGGTTTCCGGCAACTGGTGGGATCCGTGGTCAGGTGTTCTTATCCTATCCCCTATCTTCATAGGGACGCTCTGGCTGACACCCAAGATGAAGGACGTGTATATTCAGCTCTATGCCACGAAGCGGCGACCTGGAAGTGACAGTGATCTTTCTACCAAACTACTGGCTTCTGAGAAATAA